The Streptomyces achromogenes genome window below encodes:
- a CDS encoding SGNH/GDSL hydrolase family protein, translating to MDSGLAGKSVYAFGDSIVYGHVYPRSFADIVAEQESMTLTKFARNGATIGTDPHASGGQIRAQVEDAPDVAPDFVIFDGGTNDAQSIYRDRAYDVGTYVEALERTLKTMKRKWPTAHTVYVAAHKLGSRNWDTQIALREVTLQACSQWDVAIADVFGEAAFDTRDDAHRAKYTFDDLVDGLPGTEGSGTHPNVAGMTAFYVPVVAAGLQQISSR from the coding sequence GTGGACAGTGGGTTGGCGGGCAAGAGTGTTTACGCTTTCGGCGACAGCATTGTGTACGGACACGTGTATCCGCGCAGTTTTGCGGACATCGTCGCCGAGCAGGAGAGCATGACCCTCACCAAGTTCGCCCGAAATGGTGCCACCATCGGCACCGACCCACATGCCTCCGGTGGGCAAATACGTGCGCAGGTCGAGGATGCGCCCGACGTCGCGCCCGACTTCGTTATCTTCGACGGAGGCACCAACGATGCGCAGTCGATCTACCGGGATCGGGCGTACGACGTCGGCACCTACGTGGAAGCGCTGGAGAGGACGCTGAAGACGATGAAGCGGAAATGGCCGACCGCTCACACCGTGTACGTCGCAGCCCACAAACTCGGCTCGCGGAACTGGGACACTCAGATAGCCCTGCGCGAGGTGACCTTGCAGGCCTGTAGTCAGTGGGATGTCGCCATTGCCGACGTTTTCGGGGAGGCCGCGTTCGACACCCGCGATGATGCTCACCGGGCGAAATACACATTCGACGACCTGGTCGACGGTCTTCCTGGTACAGAGGGATCGGGAACGCACCCCAACGTGGCCGGTATGACCGCATTCTATGTGCCGGTGGTAGCCGCCGGACTGCAGCAGATTTCATCACGTTGA
- a CDS encoding cupin domain-containing protein, whose protein sequence is MKEKQKALTVSRNGMRTHDCNQPGLPGGVAISHVSVHDWPAADGVCGGTPHMHLACSEAYVVTGGRGAVQTLTPSEYEVTPLEAGTVAWFTPGTIHRLVNEGDLRITVLMQNSGLPEAGDAVLTLPPEYLIDPEAYARATVIPADAPEEEQERVARARRDLALEGYRALREAEGPETLAAFHRAAAALVRPRIEEWRERWRRGAEASAAATGVQLDSLERGEFPHLADAIVRSQQPATCGKFGMCGRLDVYEN, encoded by the coding sequence ATTAAGGAGAAACAGAAAGCGCTTACTGTCTCACGAAATGGAATGCGCACGCATGACTGCAACCAACCAGGATTGCCTGGGGGCGTCGCCATCTCACATGTGTCGGTGCACGACTGGCCTGCCGCCGACGGGGTGTGCGGCGGCACTCCTCACATGCACCTGGCGTGTTCCGAGGCCTACGTCGTCACCGGCGGACGCGGTGCCGTGCAGACGCTGACCCCATCCGAATACGAGGTCACCCCGCTCGAGGCCGGCACGGTCGCCTGGTTCACGCCGGGCACCATCCACCGACTGGTCAACGAGGGTGATCTGCGGATCACCGTCCTGATGCAGAACAGCGGGCTGCCGGAGGCGGGGGACGCCGTCCTCACGCTGCCCCCGGAGTATCTGATCGATCCGGAGGCGTACGCACGCGCCACCGTCATCCCGGCCGACGCGCCCGAGGAGGAGCAGGAGCGCGTCGCCCGGGCCCGGCGGGATCTCGCCCTGGAGGGCTACCGGGCACTGCGCGAGGCCGAGGGGCCCGAGACCCTGGCAGCGTTCCACCGGGCCGCCGCCGCGCTCGTACGGCCGCGTATCGAAGAGTGGCGCGAGCGGTGGCGCCGGGGCGCCGAGGCCTCCGCCGCGGCCACCGGGGTGCAGCTCGACTCACTGGAGCGGGGCGAGTTCCCGCACCTCGCTGATGCCATCGTGAGATCTCAACAGCCCGCTACCTGTGGGAAGTTCGGGATGTGCGGCCGACTCGACGTCTACGAGAACTGA
- a CDS encoding molybdopterin-dependent oxidoreductase, with the protein MQNPRPARPDVHHGVFTTATHWGRYRVVVKGGECRWISPLDDPEPATIGYRRTSYDQGRGRVLRPMVRTSYLQNRDAPARPRGDDTFTPVSWERALDLVAEEIKRAHNTRGPSSIFGGSYGWASAGRFHHAQSQVHRFLNGAGGYTPSIDSYSYAAMARIVPHVLGTSANEHLLSLPTWEEIAEHVDLLLAFGGLPAKNAQVNPGGVHVHRSRSGLRMCAEAGVELVNISPQRGDLDIDDAQWVRVRPNTDTALMLALTYEVWAAGDHDAEFLRECCVGAEDLVAYLSGALDGVVKDASWAAAVCDIPDATIRDLARRIVGGRTLITASWSIQRGDHGEQPFWAAIALAAMAGHLGRPHRGVALGFGTHHSTGARQRKLPVASLPQKVRELPEIAPIPVARIADMLLGPGQEIDFDGRRLTFPDIDLVYWCGGNPFHHHQDLNRLVEAWQQPRTIIVHESFWTATAKHADIVLPVSTYLERNDVAFGRHESHLSVMHAAVDPPGEARDDYAVFADLADRLGFRREFTEGRSADEWVRHLYDTTRDGLAAAGMPIPDFRTFWAAGEVTIPLPEPDRRADPLALLREDPMRNPLTTPSGKVELTSATIDSFAYDDCPGHPTWLEPKEWLGSTAAERFPLHLLSPQPRTRLHSQYDQADHSAESKVRGREPIHVNPDDATARHIRAGDVVRVFNDRGQCLAGAVVDPGVRSGVVVLHAGAWYDPVEPGGLDAHGNPNVLTFDKGTSKLAQGPSSGTALVQVERFDGPLPPVRAFDPPAQDT; encoded by the coding sequence ATGCAGAACCCGCGCCCTGCTCGACCAGATGTGCACCACGGGGTGTTCACGACTGCCACGCACTGGGGGAGGTATCGAGTCGTCGTCAAGGGCGGGGAGTGCCGCTGGATCTCACCCCTGGACGACCCGGAGCCGGCCACGATCGGCTACCGCCGAACGAGTTATGACCAAGGTCGAGGTCGTGTCCTTCGTCCCATGGTTCGGACCAGCTACCTGCAGAACAGGGATGCGCCCGCGCGACCACGGGGCGACGACACCTTTACACCTGTCTCGTGGGAGCGCGCGCTCGACCTGGTGGCAGAAGAGATCAAGCGCGCCCACAACACGCGCGGGCCCAGCTCGATCTTCGGAGGTTCCTACGGGTGGGCAAGCGCTGGGCGCTTTCACCATGCGCAAAGTCAGGTGCATCGCTTCCTCAACGGGGCAGGTGGCTACACGCCTTCGATCGACAGCTACAGCTACGCCGCCATGGCGCGGATCGTCCCGCACGTGCTTGGCACCTCAGCCAATGAGCACTTGCTGTCCCTCCCGACGTGGGAGGAGATCGCGGAGCATGTCGACCTCCTCCTGGCTTTCGGTGGCCTTCCTGCCAAGAACGCTCAGGTCAACCCCGGCGGTGTGCACGTGCACCGGTCGCGCTCGGGCCTGCGGATGTGCGCCGAGGCCGGCGTCGAACTAGTCAACATCAGTCCACAGCGGGGCGACCTCGACATCGACGATGCGCAATGGGTCCGCGTCAGGCCCAACACAGACACCGCGTTGATGCTGGCCCTGACCTACGAGGTGTGGGCCGCCGGCGACCACGATGCCGAGTTCCTGCGGGAGTGCTGCGTGGGGGCCGAGGATCTCGTGGCCTACCTGTCCGGGGCTCTGGATGGCGTCGTCAAGGACGCGAGCTGGGCGGCCGCGGTGTGTGACATCCCTGACGCCACCATCCGCGACCTTGCGCGCCGGATCGTGGGCGGCCGGACGTTGATCACAGCGAGCTGGTCCATTCAGCGCGGTGACCATGGCGAGCAGCCCTTCTGGGCCGCCATTGCTCTCGCCGCCATGGCTGGTCACCTGGGTCGGCCCCACAGGGGGGTCGCGCTCGGGTTCGGCACCCACCACAGCACCGGCGCGCGTCAACGCAAGCTTCCGGTCGCCTCGCTCCCGCAAAAAGTGCGTGAGCTTCCCGAGATCGCGCCCATCCCGGTTGCTCGTATCGCCGACATGCTGCTGGGTCCCGGGCAAGAGATCGACTTCGACGGCCGCCGCCTGACCTTTCCCGACATCGACCTCGTCTACTGGTGCGGGGGAAACCCGTTCCATCATCACCAGGACCTCAATCGCCTGGTGGAGGCCTGGCAGCAACCCCGTACGATCATCGTGCACGAGTCCTTCTGGACCGCCACCGCCAAGCATGCCGACATCGTGCTGCCAGTCTCCACCTATCTCGAACGCAACGACGTGGCGTTCGGCCGCCACGAGTCTCACCTCTCTGTCATGCACGCCGCGGTAGACCCCCCGGGAGAGGCTCGCGACGACTATGCGGTGTTCGCGGACTTGGCAGACCGGCTTGGATTCCGCCGCGAGTTCACCGAAGGTCGGTCTGCCGATGAGTGGGTGCGGCATCTCTACGACACCACGCGAGACGGCCTGGCCGCTGCCGGCATGCCGATTCCTGACTTCCGGACCTTCTGGGCCGCCGGCGAGGTCACCATTCCCCTGCCGGAGCCCGATCGGCGGGCCGACCCGTTGGCGTTGTTGCGTGAGGACCCGATGCGAAACCCGTTGACCACGCCTTCCGGCAAGGTTGAACTGACCTCGGCGACGATCGACTCCTTCGCCTACGACGACTGTCCGGGACACCCCACCTGGCTTGAGCCTAAGGAGTGGTTGGGCTCGACGGCTGCGGAGCGCTTCCCCCTGCACCTGCTCTCTCCGCAGCCGCGAACCCGTCTACACAGCCAGTACGACCAGGCAGACCACAGCGCTGAGTCCAAGGTCCGGGGACGCGAGCCGATACACGTGAACCCCGACGACGCAACAGCCCGCCACATCCGCGCGGGTGACGTCGTTCGGGTCTTCAACGACCGTGGTCAGTGTCTCGCCGGTGCGGTGGTCGATCCAGGAGTCCGCAGCGGCGTCGTCGTGCTCCATGCCGGAGCGTGGTACGACCCCGTCGAGCCCGGTGGGCTCGACGCGCACGGCAACCCGAACGTGCTCACCTTCGACAAGGGCACCTCGAAGCTCGCCCAAGGCCCAAGCTCAGGAACGGCGCTTGTGCAGGTCGAACGCTTTGACGGACCACTCCCGCCAGTGCGGGCCTTCGATCCTCCTGCGCAGGACACCTAG
- a CDS encoding ester cyclase produces the protein MSRRLGQLRCCSFTANSEVHMAGASEARGSEECRAAFGFLLEARPDQQFDIQEIEAHDGGYVCRSILTGTLAKPWNLGGTVVEPRGQRVSFGILDVMTCREGLIVRKEAWLDGGAMMAALM, from the coding sequence GTGAGTCGTCGGCTCGGTCAACTCCGGTGCTGCTCGTTCACGGCGAACTCCGAGGTGCACATGGCCGGAGCGTCCGAGGCGCGGGGCTCCGAGGAGTGCCGCGCTGCCTTCGGGTTCCTGCTCGAAGCCCGGCCCGACCAGCAGTTCGACATCCAGGAGATCGAGGCCCACGACGGGGGCTACGTGTGCCGCTCGATCCTCACCGGCACCCTGGCCAAGCCGTGGAACCTGGGCGGCACGGTGGTCGAGCCGCGCGGGCAACGCGTGAGCTTCGGCATCCTCGACGTCATGACGTGCCGCGAGGGTCTGATCGTGCGCAAGGAGGCCTGGCTCGATGGCGGGGCGATGATGGCAGCGCTCATGTGA
- a CDS encoding phenylacetaldoxime dehydratase family protein, translating into MTKIRPRDFHNPYSAYSSTFSSLDEVIVMAQIGIQYLPGTDAKDVHERLQGALAAESCVYQAEAGRHVDAAGRANEVFMTYWTSDEDYQRWRAEHPLESWAPSLVERGIGLWVETIQVPARRLETSFSTEDVRWGIAESRSTQLNPFHSYFGSMRDRIHDAEDGGLQATVQDVSMGAVISLDRHIWFEVPENACFIRSPQGWRHCPDAERDWFEERMLPVYQAGADYLVDNPLTTGCLSIRKLDVDFPAGSQVQTSSLAWWQSLAHLEAWAHEHPTHLAILKSFGELAAHFAPDVTVVLGHEVYVVPEGGARAEYVNCHDRTGLLPFFGHLSTTESHPLTHH; encoded by the coding sequence GTGACGAAGATACGACCTCGCGACTTCCACAATCCCTACTCCGCGTACAGCTCGACTTTCTCGTCGCTCGACGAAGTCATCGTCATGGCGCAGATAGGCATTCAGTACCTCCCGGGAACTGATGCGAAGGACGTGCATGAGCGGCTGCAGGGGGCCTTGGCAGCAGAGTCCTGTGTCTATCAGGCCGAGGCCGGACGCCATGTGGACGCAGCCGGCCGCGCAAACGAGGTTTTCATGACCTACTGGACCTCCGATGAGGATTACCAGCGATGGCGTGCAGAGCACCCGCTGGAGTCCTGGGCGCCGAGCTTGGTTGAGCGAGGCATCGGCCTGTGGGTCGAGACGATTCAGGTGCCGGCGCGCCGACTGGAGACGTCCTTTTCGACCGAGGACGTCCGATGGGGTATCGCCGAGAGTCGATCGACGCAGCTCAATCCGTTCCACTCCTACTTCGGGTCGATGCGCGACCGCATCCACGACGCCGAGGACGGCGGCCTTCAGGCGACCGTGCAGGACGTCTCGATGGGCGCCGTGATTTCGCTTGACCGCCATATCTGGTTCGAGGTGCCGGAAAACGCCTGCTTTATCAGGTCGCCTCAGGGTTGGCGGCACTGTCCCGATGCAGAGCGCGACTGGTTCGAGGAGCGGATGCTCCCCGTCTATCAAGCAGGCGCCGACTACCTGGTGGACAACCCCCTCACGACCGGGTGTCTCAGTATCCGCAAGCTCGACGTCGACTTCCCGGCCGGATCGCAGGTGCAGACGTCCTCTCTGGCTTGGTGGCAGTCGCTGGCGCACCTCGAGGCATGGGCCCATGAGCATCCGACTCATCTTGCGATCCTGAAGAGCTTCGGCGAGCTGGCGGCGCACTTCGCGCCAGACGTGACCGTGGTGCTCGGTCACGAGGTCTATGTGGTGCCGGAGGGCGGCGCCCGAGCCGAATACGTCAATTGTCACGACCGTACCGGGCTGCTGCCGTTCTTCGGCCATCTGAGCACCACTGAGTCCCATCCCCTCACCCATCACTGA
- the paaZ gene encoding phenylacetic acid degradation bifunctional protein PaaZ: MLQSHLQDAWVTPTATDGSATDVHDAVTGDLVCRVSSAGLDLTGAFAHARHAGGPALRALTFHRRADLLDAVAVAVRARREELYALSARAGATLNDARYDIDGGIRVLRDYAARARAELPDAPYLVEGPAERLARGEDFLGVHIVTPSPGLMLQVNAFNFPVWAPLEKLAQAVLAGMPSVVKPATPTAYLTGHLVRVVTEAGVLPPGTLQLVVGSVRPALDLLGEQDVLSFTGSAATAETLRTHAHLVSRSVRFNAEADSVNAVVLAPDVTPGSPLFDAFVREVVTEMTVKAGQKCTAIRRVLVPREQESAALDAISAELAGVTVGDPGAEGVRMGPVVSLAQRDDVRRAVRRIAESGRFVHGDPAKVRAVDADPERGAFLDTLLISADPEAAAPHEVEPFGPAATVLAYRDTGHAADLLARGRGSLAASTVSDDVDWTSAFVRETAAWHGRLHLLDSLNMGQTTGHGSPLPGLRHGGPGRAGGGSEMAGVRGVVDLMQRTAVQGSRRALDSLGA; encoded by the coding sequence ATGCTCCAGAGCCATCTGCAGGACGCCTGGGTCACCCCCACGGCCACGGACGGGTCCGCGACCGACGTGCACGACGCGGTCACGGGGGACCTGGTCTGCCGTGTCTCCTCCGCCGGCCTCGACCTCACCGGAGCGTTCGCCCACGCGCGCCACGCCGGCGGTCCCGCGCTGCGGGCCCTGACCTTCCACCGGCGGGCCGACCTCCTGGACGCCGTCGCCGTCGCCGTCCGCGCCCGCCGCGAGGAGCTCTACGCGCTTTCCGCCCGCGCCGGAGCCACCTTGAACGACGCCCGCTACGACATCGACGGCGGCATCCGCGTCCTGCGCGACTACGCGGCGCGGGCCCGCGCCGAACTCCCGGACGCGCCCTACCTGGTCGAGGGCCCCGCCGAACGCCTCGCGCGGGGCGAGGACTTCCTGGGCGTCCACATCGTCACTCCCTCCCCGGGCCTGATGCTCCAGGTGAACGCCTTCAACTTCCCCGTCTGGGCCCCGCTGGAGAAGCTGGCCCAAGCAGTGCTGGCGGGCATGCCGAGCGTGGTGAAGCCGGCCACCCCGACCGCGTATCTCACCGGGCACCTGGTCCGGGTCGTGACGGAGGCCGGTGTCCTGCCGCCGGGGACCCTCCAGCTTGTCGTGGGCTCGGTACGGCCGGCCCTCGACCTGCTCGGCGAGCAGGACGTCCTCTCCTTCACCGGCTCCGCCGCCACCGCCGAGACCCTGCGCACCCATGCCCACCTGGTGTCCCGCTCGGTCCGCTTCAACGCCGAGGCGGATTCCGTCAACGCGGTCGTCCTGGCCCCCGACGTCACGCCCGGCTCACCGCTCTTCGACGCGTTCGTGCGAGAGGTGGTGACCGAGATGACGGTGAAGGCGGGCCAGAAGTGCACAGCGATCCGTCGCGTCCTCGTTCCCCGGGAGCAGGAGTCCGCCGCCCTCGACGCGATCTCCGCCGAACTGGCCGGAGTGACCGTCGGTGATCCAGGCGCCGAGGGCGTCCGGATGGGCCCGGTCGTCAGCCTCGCCCAGCGCGACGACGTACGGCGCGCGGTACGCCGTATCGCGGAGTCCGGCCGCTTCGTACACGGCGACCCTGCGAAGGTACGGGCGGTCGACGCCGACCCCGAGCGGGGCGCCTTCCTTGACACCCTCCTCATCTCCGCCGACCCCGAGGCCGCCGCGCCCCACGAGGTCGAGCCGTTCGGACCGGCGGCGACGGTGCTGGCGTACCGCGACACCGGGCACGCGGCGGATCTGCTGGCGCGGGGGCGGGGCAGCCTCGCCGCGTCGACGGTGAGCGACGATGTCGACTGGACCAGCGCGTTTGTACGCGAGACGGCGGCCTGGCACGGGCGGCTGCACCTGCTCGACTCGCTGAACATGGGGCAGACCACCGGACACGGGTCACCGCTGCCGGGGCTGCGGCACGGCGGCCCCGGGCGGGCCGGTGGAGGGTCGGAGATGGCGGGTGTCAGAGGTGTGGTGGACCTGATGCAGCGGACGGCGGTGCAGGGGTCCAGGCGGGCACTGGACTCGCTGGGAGCGTAG
- a CDS encoding VOC family protein yields MTIQSLGYVGVGAPDPTAWADYARTVIGLAVEPGTASDSGSAAGGDSVRYRLRMDQHPFRMWLTEAPTGGVTVIGWEVRDPAAIDEMTVRLKEAGVDVSVGTDEECQDRQVARMVHFTGPLGIRTELFCGRRLAPSQFVSPLGVDFVTGEQGLGHVVMKTPHVQAAVDFYCDVLGFRLSDTADYPWGTFYFLGCNPRHHSIAFIRSYKNEGTHHILCEVTSPEEVGRALDRTREHDVKLMATLGKHANDGMFSFYMTSPAGFGIEIGAGGVQVDESTWVSRVYTADIWGHHPAE; encoded by the coding sequence ATGACGATCCAGAGCCTTGGGTACGTGGGCGTTGGTGCGCCCGACCCGACAGCATGGGCGGACTACGCCCGCACAGTGATCGGCCTCGCGGTCGAGCCCGGCACCGCATCCGACAGCGGTTCAGCCGCGGGCGGCGACAGCGTGCGCTACCGCCTGCGCATGGACCAGCACCCCTTCCGCATGTGGCTGACCGAGGCGCCGACGGGCGGCGTGACGGTCATCGGCTGGGAGGTCCGCGACCCGGCGGCCATCGACGAGATGACGGTGCGCCTCAAGGAGGCCGGAGTCGACGTGTCCGTCGGCACCGACGAGGAGTGCCAGGACCGCCAGGTGGCCCGGATGGTGCACTTCACCGGCCCCCTCGGCATCCGCACCGAGCTGTTCTGCGGTCGCCGCCTGGCCCCCAGCCAGTTCGTCTCGCCGCTGGGCGTCGACTTCGTGACCGGAGAGCAGGGGCTCGGGCACGTGGTGATGAAGACGCCGCACGTGCAGGCGGCGGTCGACTTCTACTGCGACGTCCTGGGATTCCGGCTCAGTGACACCGCCGACTACCCCTGGGGCACCTTCTACTTCCTCGGCTGCAACCCACGGCACCACAGCATCGCGTTCATCCGGTCGTACAAGAACGAGGGAACCCACCACATCCTGTGCGAGGTGACCAGCCCGGAGGAGGTCGGCCGCGCCCTCGACCGCACGCGTGAGCACGACGTGAAACTCATGGCCACGCTCGGCAAGCACGCCAACGACGGGATGTTCTCCTTCTACATGACCTCGCCGGCCGGCTTCGGCATCGAGATCGGCGCGGGCGGCGTGCAGGTCGACGAGAGCACCTGGGTCAGCCGGGTTTATACCGCCGACATCTGGGGCCACCACCCGGCCGAGTGA